Sequence from the Solea senegalensis isolate Sse05_10M linkage group LG1, IFAPA_SoseM_1, whole genome shotgun sequence genome:
AAGCTACCCAATATTATCAACAAAATTTCGCCAAATGTGGCGCACAACAAATGAAACATGTCATAAAAAGGGTATCGTTAAAATCGTTCAAATTGGTTGATGACGTAATGTTTGATTAGCTTCAGCACAGACCAGAAAATaaggtaaaataaaatttaaaaactattttgcCAAAACCGCCAATTTCAATACTCTAACAAACAAATGTGCGTTACACATTAGCCATATTTCGAAAAACTCACCCTTAAACTTGTTAACTGTGCGTGGCCACAATCCTGACCGTTGAGCAGAGCTAGCACTGTTAGCTGCTATGGCGTCGCAACGGCAACAGAACCAAAGGAGCGATTTTCCTCAAACTTCAACTTTGTCCATGAAATCAACGAAGACGCAGAAACGTTACTTCTTCACCGACGTTTCTTCTTCACTGTTGTTCACTGTTCGCTTTAGACGAGCCACTTTGAACGCGGTTCATCCTCGTCTTAATCACCACACGTCCTCCCTGACCACCTCCACTTAACACCTCTCCTTCCTCCAGAGGTGCATTCAGGTACCGCGTGTGTTGCTAAGTCTCATCATATGGCATTATATTTGAATAGATATGTGTCGCTTCCCATCGTTGGCATTTATATTACGGGATACTATTCAAAAGTGGTACACTCAGCAGAAAGGGTTAAAAGATAAAAGGACGTCAGAGGATAAAAGGAATACACGTTAAATTCACAAGTGCAGGGAAAATACATGGAGTGTAACAATGGCCTAGTCCAGCTTTTGTCTAGCATACAAACAAAAAGCGTTGGTCTAATCCTGGGAACATTAAAAAGAACACCTTAGGTTCAGGGTAGGACGTGAGTAGTAATTAACTGATTATGTTTGAgttaaaatgtgaaagaaaatgttgaattgaACTTACTTAAAATATCTAATAatgagaaataataacaattcaaaAGGTCCCCCAATCCCAAAGACGTTCCTCCTCTTCAATGTTTTATATCATAGTTATAAGATTAAACtaataacaatttaattttaaataattcaattttttaTCACcaattatattgttatttttttgtttgtgtcttgcTTGGCTTGCTTAGTTAATCTGCTCTGTGAAAGCactttgtgttattattaacaattaaaaatgttaagataagataagatagtcctttatttgtcccgcagtggggaaatttacattgttacagcagcaagacagtaaagataaagataataaataataaacatgcattaccaaaaggaacatttcaatataaaaagatattaaTAGAAAATAAGTATAAGTATGTAGcaagatatacatatatatcttgCTACATGtttgcatatatatgtatatatttatatatacatatatatcttgctacatgtttgcatttatatatatatttacatatacatatatcttgCTACATGTttgcatatatatttatatatatacatatatatcttgctacatgtttgcatttgtgcaatacacttattttctatttattaatatctttttatattgtaattttctttttggtaatgcatgtttattatttattatctttatctttactgtcttgctgctgtaacaatgtaaatttccccactgcgggacaaataaaggactatcttatcttatttatacatatgtatgtatatatttatatttgaaattCACTGAAGAAGTAAAAGAGCACATAAGTAAATCAGGGAATAATAAGTgatagaaatacaaataaaagacaaaacactgtGTTATTTTCTCCACTAAATGTCGACTGTGTGACCCTGTGCAGTGGGACTTCAAATTGTCACGTGACATGGGCGCTGCAGGGACGGTTGTCATGGATACGGGCCGCTCGTCAGACAACGTTCGGGCTTCGCGAGACTCAGCCAAAGCGCCAAAGAGTCGGAGAGACGCAGCCAGAGGAGCGGAAGCGTTTTCACCTGCGGTGAGTACGAGGGTCAgtcacgtgacacacacaacatgacgCACACAGAACATTCTGCAGAGGAAAGAGTCCGCACCTCTGACCATTTTTATTAGAGTCGCTGTTTCTGTGCTTGTGCTATCTGCGGCGTTCCAGTGTGACAGTAAACAAACGCGTGGTAGGACTTCCGTTCGGGTTTTTCACAGTAAAATCTTTGCCTGATTCATCTCGCTTAAAATGTGAGTTTATGCAGGTTTCTGTGCACAGGAATgaacaaatataataaataacaataagcGAAATTAATAACgtgattaaaatgtgattatataGCTTCAGAGATATGATTCGCCTTtagttgtcttttattttgaaggttgaCTGACGAAAATGTAGCCCTTTAATATGATAACTTCATTATGCTGCAGCTGAGAGAGCTTGAATGTGCTACTGCTAGTTGTATATTACTGTAATAATGACAGTGATATTAGGTAATATAGCACTTTTATTAACCCAAGGCcagcccaagcctttatgggacCCTAAGTAGAATTTAATCTGGGGGCCCCTCCCACCACGTTGGAGAAGCCTGtccttgactattattgatacaaataaaatacgATAAAAATTGCATTAGTTATAGTCTTCAAAGTGAAGCATgaagtgtggtgatactgaacttgaacACTTAAACACGTTTAATTCAAGTTTAAACAACAGATgcacactaaaataaataattaaattaaaccaaATGTATGTGTATCTAGATTTATGCCCTTTAttgcacttttccactacacagttccagcacaacAGCACACAAAAGTTTTTGCTGAAGTACTGAGGAGGCACTATAGTAATGGACATCAACACCATACCCAAATCATGCCATGCCGAGCCAAGTGGTGCTGaaactgtgtcgtggaaaagaGCCATTTGTGATAGGGAATTTGACCTCTATATTTAAACCATCCCTTCTACAAActagtagtgaacacacaagtTGCGCACAAGTAGAggggtctggctgcagacctgcattGTCAAGACCCTttgttgcagacctgcactgtgaggtctccagCACTGTCGggaccggaagttgattcgaggcctttcaaaataaaagcgagcatactGGAAGCACATATTTTTcgttgtttatttcttgggtctttattttatgtatacaatgtaaatatgtttatgtgtatccacgtgtttaattaaagagatttaaaaaactgtatatctttccagttcaactggataaggtggaaaataataaagataaaaacaaacaaaatattttataaaaaaaaataaaatacaaaacgttatgaccacttctagggttattctacagataatcagtgcaaactagatgtgcagctattgttatgatccccttAAAACATCATTAgcctactcaaaacatgcattattttactccagtattttaatttaattcgtaAAAAGGACATCTGTTAGTTTAGTGTGTACtacaaattcattttgaaataataagtctctgtaaatacaccttaatgtgtgatggcataatgcatctacactccaacctattgctgactgttctttgcttctataccattatttatcattgaaaatgtagccccctgcactgttggacacatttacatattgatttacattttgttaTATAGGCATATTGTGTTTGCAAttgtaacacctcataattcatttaataattgcttaatattgtttgtgctatgttcttaccttgtgcTGTCCGACCACATGGATTTGCCaatggagggtgtgagggttgatgattttaaattaacttacttagctttgtgtattcaaagtgaactgaatacctagttacatgacccaGATAACCAACAACCTCTGTTACAAGAGAAAACAgtagagacaaaacaaactttcaaatgtctttttattttattttttatttttttgttttggctcaTATAACTCACATAAATTTTGACTTGCAGAGCAGAGAATCTGAttctaaacttttcatttttgaaaatgactgtctaaaactgtgaggtgaggtgtTCTTCACCATTGGCTCATACTtatgagtacaaacacacagacaaatacattatgcttacctttaaataaaatgccaccTTTCGTATGTGCCTCTAAGTGGCCACTTAGAGGACAGGGGGCAGTGAAATTGCTTGGAGCATGACGTGCAGCGTTCAACTTTGGGCGTAGTTCCGGTACTTAAGATTGAAATATGCATCTGTGagagacaaataatgtcgtaataagtaaaacaaaattatataaaaatgatatgatataactcagttttcttggtctttgagtaggaaaatggcccatttaagtgagcactatcGATACaataacaacgctaaaaactacccaaaagtccaaaacccaattctttcaaattaatataactttacagggcaatatatagtgtgcaacataatgttctagtgaataaagactgtgtctgtttcttcgtatgacgcaaagttgttgtcacttgacttttactcacctcgtcgtctccacacttctcatggggaacgaaaaatacgtgcttccggtatgttcggttttattttgaatacatGCTTCCGGTATGCTGGCTTTTATCTTATCTGCGCCTATGGAGCAATGGGATAAAGTTAAGTTCCCTGAccaggaatcgaaccccggGTTGCCGCAGTACGAGTGCCAAATCCTAACCACTAGACTATCAGGGACTAACTGTAATGTTAGTAAACATTTTGCTGAGGTATTGAGGGGGTACTATAGTAGTGGAAAACGGTGCCATACCCAAGCTTGACTGCTTGGGTATGGCACCGTTTTCCACTTCCGTCATGTCATGCTGcaactgtatcgtggaaaaagtgaaagtgaatttgATCTTTGCATTTAACTTGTCCCTATTATACACCAGTAGTAGTGAACACACGGAGCAGTGGGTGATTGAGTTAAAGTTAAGTTCCCTGACTGGGACTCAAACCCGGGCTGTGGCAGTTAGAGCCCCGaatcctaaccactagaccaccaggGACCTATGTGTAATCTATTTCATAATGTCATTAAACATTTTGCTGAGgtattgaggaggtactattgTAATGGAAAGCGATACCACATCGAGAGAGTAGAGCCAGGCCGAGCCAAGTCGTGCTGTATAGTGTAGTTCAGTTACGCCTTGGGTCGgctctgtcagtgtgtgaagtatatgtgaggaagatgtgaggaggatgatgagagggCAAATTaccttattgggaataaatctgctgaCTCGCTGACTTTGCTTGGCCTTTTTACACCACAGTATTTACACCACAGTTGACATGCACACAGAGGACATGCACACAGTCAGTGCTGTAGCTAACTGTTGTCACACGTTTCCCCTCAGGTTGTCGTGCAGGATAACATGAATGGGACCATGCTGTTCCCGCCGCCCATCAGCAGAGATAGGGCCATTGGGGACTTCCCTAAGGTATCATCTGTACTCCAGTTTGATGCCAGAAAAAACAGCCGTctctcactgtgacatcactgtcgTCAGACTAGTGCTACTCGTACTAGAGAGCTCCAGTCTGGAGGTGGTTAAATGTATTGGAAAAATGTGACTTCTACCTACACAACAGTAATTTTCCCAGATTGTTAAATCAGATCACAGCATTCTGGGTCATTACTGTGTTCACAGTCAAAGCCTCTATCCACCTTCCTCTTTCCAAATAAGGGAAGGCCTGAGAAACTTCTCTGTAATTTTAACCATCTGTCCCATCTTCCACCTCtatatcctccatatgagggttgcGTTGTGCCAAGGGCGATAAGTGGGGTACAAACCTACATTGAATTCAGAGtgtctgttttttaaaacatgttaatgagatactttatcatttatattttctcAGTCCTACACTCCTGAGGCTTCTTTGCAGCTGAAGACAGACTGGGACGCTCAGACTAAAGCAGCATGTAAAGACAGAGCGACCAGACATCTACCGTGAGTCTCTCGGGTGCTGTGACTGAATCTTTAGATCCTTTAgaccccatggttctcaaactccAGTACGTGACCACCAGTgctacgcgagcttcctctggtggtactttgaggaaaatcaaaaatactgttctactgtatataccagggtatgtgatcagattgaagctgaggaattttgaccaccacatgtgtcaaacttGAGGGAATGGATAATAAGTTGTGTCTCTCCTGTTCCTCTATTGACACACTTAACAAGTTACCGATTGCGTTCACTGAAATTTGATCTCTGATTTCTTACTTTGCTTTAATATACCATCTTGTTTTGTTCTGAATTTTATGATATGATTTGTCTGGCCCTCaacttggacacagtttttaatttcataCTCCTGTGTCATTGAGTTTGacactcaaaaaaacaaatactgttgGCTTCTTACAGGTGGGAccggcagaaaatgtcaaaggtGGTGCTTGTTGGAGACCTCAGTGTGGGAAAGACCTGCATCATCAACAGGTACTAAATCAGTATTTTTTAACCAAATAACACATTACCTGTGTAACTAAAGTCATAATAACCCAGCAGCAGACTTTGGAAAAGTGAATTAcacaactattattattattatcattattgttattataataaaataaatcagaaaaaacaGGTATTTACAGTCTTTTCCAacttaaattttttaaaaataaaacagtaatacAGAAAAGGGATGACAGATCGTTGACTCATTTAAAAATTACACTCACTTACAATCCAAATTTATATTATGGTAGATAAAGACTGTTGGAAATACCACTGCAGAAGACCAGAAGTTAATCATTTGGCAAGATTAAACTACCACAGTCTACCATCCTGAGGCATAAGGAATCATAAAATGATAATGTATAATATTGCATATACAACAAATGGAATAAGTTACTTGTTTTTGCTATTTTCAGGTTTTGTAAAGACGTATTTGAAAGAGACTACAAAGCCACCATAGGAGTGGACTTTGAGATTGAGAGGTTTGAAATATCCGGAGTGCCTTTCTCCCTGCAGATGTGAGTAGTAAATGCATGCGTTAATTTGGAGCGTGGAAGTTGGAGCTGGGAGCAATGTCAGGCCTGAGTCCACTGTGTTCCAGAGATaagtcagaaaaaaagatggacacaatggctagccattgttagcgaTACCAGTCGATAACATACAAGCAGCGTAGCAGTGTGGCCACAGATGAAAGTTAAATAGCACTTTgtgtacaactgatttactgCGAAACAAATGAGGCAAAAAAGGACTATATGGAAACACAATAatgctgtttccatcatggtatggtttggtacagtacagtacagtacagtacagtatagtttGGAATTGTAAAGTCCTGGCTCCTGGTCAGGCTTGGATTTCAACTAAGAACAGTACCTTCACTTGGTAGGTAGGGTGTGGGCTGCGCCCGACGACCATTTAGCccgacaacaaacaacaacatccgACTAGACTGCGGCCgtttgcctcgacttccatAGGATATTTACTCCGATTGCAAAAGAGTGTCGTTCGCCCAaccagctgactgtcgtgggtggagctagaccataccgtaccattttactctggtaccccaagggaagcagtgttgttttcatcaaCGATGACGATGACGAAATTATTTTTTTCCGAGTTCCGACTGTAAATATAAAGTACCATGAGTAATCCTGTGTGTGGAGCATGTAGCTTGCGTTTAGCTTGTTCACATCCCTGTCTTTGCTTTTTGACTTTTAGATGGGATACTGCGGGGCAGGAAAAGTTCAAGTGTATTGCGTCTGCGTACTACAGAGGTGCTCAGGGTAAGAACGTTACATGTGTGATGTTAGTATTTTTGCATTTCAGCTCAAAATGAATGGGTGACTCTGAACCTTATTGATCATCCTTTTCAGTCATTATCACGGTCTTTGACATGGCAGACATCAAGTCTCTGGATAGTACGTGGTAGGTGTGAttccaacaggaaaaaaagaaatagtgaTTATTTATCCAGTGATTTTAGATTACTAGGTCTGATTTGTTTTCTCAGCAAGTGGTTAGAGGAGGCCTTGAGAGAAAACGAGCCAGACTCATGCTTCATCTTCTTGGTCGGTAATAAGAGTGACCTGCTGGTGAGTATATTACAgcttattttttaattgaaatcGCTTGTTTTTCCTCTAATACCCAATGGTCTTGTTCTTTAAGCCCTCAGAGGAAAGGCAGCGGACAGAAAAGGATGCCATTCGGTTGGCGACAGAACTACACGCAGAGTTTTGGGCGGTGTCAGCTAAAACAGGTTCTCACTTGTCAATTGTTCCTTCATGGTACATAAAGAAAAATTGTAAAGCCATTGTAAAAATTGTCTTATTTGCAGGGGAGAATGTGCAGGGGTTTTTCTTCAGAGTGGCAGCTTTGGCTTTCGAGAAGTGCATTCTGAAGGACATGGAGAACGCGATCCCTGCTAGCATCGGAAGAGGAGATGCTATCAGTAAGTGATGACTCAGCCAGTAGAGATGATGTGATGTAATAATATGAGTATTGTACCAATAGAAAAATTGTTTGGTTGTGACAGAGTCAGATCTTGCCAGGTTGGATGAGGCCACATCCCAAGAGAagaaaagctgctgctgatgaacaGAGGAACTGAGAAGTGTTCCAGAACAGAAACTGTTCCGAGTTCCAGCTGCACAACATTTAAGTCCTCAGTAACGTGCCTTCGGATACATTGTGTTTCTTATATGAAGGGGCTATATGTcagaaatgtattgtattatgtCGAAAAATTACCATGATATGTCAttagagattaaggaaacatgtttattgaaatactggcttcactgataaagATGTAGTCAGTTTGTtcacaattttattttcattttgtgggCCATTTTGGTCTGTTGCTCCACCCACTGCCACCCACCCAACACAGGTCATAGCTCGGTCCCCCAAGGTTTGGTGCTTGGTTCTGGTGATGGGGGGTCAGGAGGTTGGAAtcaacaaatgtaatgtttttatcgTCCGTCATTGTCGCTTGTCTCAGAAatattaatgatattaataaaataaaagtcagaatgtGGATATCCACTAAGCCCTGGATATTTATCTTAACCCTAACCAAAGTTCCTTTCATGGCCCCGACCTTAACCTTTCTCTAATAGAATGTACCGTATATCCACTGTTGGCTCAACCACTTAATATACATATTTTGCATATATCCCCTTTAAACTAAGCAGGCATGTATGCTGATGTTTTTGGAAGTCGCTGGCCAGACATTGTGAAAAATTAATCTAATGTAATTACTGATATTTGGTCAAAAAGTTTAATTTTAGCTCATGgtacaaaaataacacattttaccaACAATGTCCCAATTGCACAATTTTTCTTCACTGCTGtaatagtgtttgtttgtttgatacAGTATTGTAGTGGAATATTGACTTCTCCATGATCCACCAAGTTCAGTGGCTGCAGTCACGTACGCAGCAGCTGAACCAAATATTTGTTCCACTTTTCATATTTAAACCGTCATAAAAGTGTAAGCAAGCCTGCTACTAACTATCATTCTAACATTAACATGTAAAATCTTTAAATAGAGAAAACAGGACAACAGGCGATCTGTTGAAAGCAGCTGTGCATTGAAGACAAcagtattttgttatttaatgaagtagttttttttcagCTGACAGAACTGTTTTATTTGGATAATATTTGAGATTATTATGTATGGATATGCATATGTACGACATGGTGCGGACATGAGTTAAATATAAAGTAGTATAAATTTGATGTAGGCAGTTTGTGAAAACCCCTAAATTCTATGATCACATGTGTGAAGAAGTCTGTTAGTGCACTAATGTTTTCAGAAAGTCAAACAATAAAGTGTCTCTCtgcaaaatggaaaatgttggccatttatttttctttctaaaatTTCTAAATGACAACATCTTCAAATGTTTTACTGCCCTTCAGTTTGTTTCACACACCCCACCATTAATATCAatggatacattttttttaattgtgaactATACATTGTTTCTTGTTACTGTTAttgtgaaattctgtgaaatattgcaCAAATATTAGGGCTGCAGGttaactaacgattattttcataattaatcgagtaatcctTTAGTCcataaaaggtcagaaaatgttgatcagtgtttcgatgtcctcaaatgtctcgttttgtcaaaaatgatccagttttaatgatttctttatttggtcaaagaaaccagaaatatccgtgagctaaaaaaaaaaaaatcagaaaacttgttttcagtttcttagaaacactcaaactgattaaccAATTAAATATTTCAGCCCTGAAAAATATTGTTAAGGTGATATTCAACTATTCCGCTATCGATTTTCGCTATGgtagcatttatttttattttttggaacaTCGCCACTGCCCTGCTCTAAATTAATCCTTCAGTTTTAGGATCGCTGGTGGGAAAATGAGCGGAGTGAGCCCTCTTGCTTCTCCATAGACACGTAGAGCGGACCCGAACCAATCACGTCTCACGTTTCGTCGTCTGCGCTGGAGGAAGTAGCCCCAGTCCAGTGTGAGCTAGCGTTAGCGCGCTAGCTGCCCTCATATTTCCACGCTAAAAAAATCGGAGTACAACTACGtaggtgtcatttttttaaacgaGCATGAAGTGGTGTGGTTAGTTGTCGCTCGTGGTAGTGAAGTTAGTGAACTTGCGGAGAGCTTTTGTCATGTTTGACACACGTTAGTCTCGCTAATGTCAACACCCTGGTGGAGATAGGGTTGTTGTGGAGCAGAGGCTGCTCAGGTACTCACtcgtctctgtttctctctctgtccatgttTTACCCGTTCACTTGTTCACAAACAAGCTCACTTGATTATATCTGTAACATTTCCTGTACTAATGCAGTACAGCACACATGTTAACAAAGCAAGTAGACGAGGTGACACATCCTGAGAAAGCAGGAGCTTGACATTGTTAAAGTAgtcttgtttctacttaaaaaaaaaaaccttaacacAACGacataacattacatttagaCAAATGTTAATAAGTTGGGCCTTGTACAGGGATGAGATGAGATTAAATAATGCTATAAGCTCCCACAGTAAGGCAGTTGCTGTGAATTGTTAAATTTAGAGCTGCaattaacgattattttcactatTGAatttttgtttggtccatagaatgtcagaaaatgtagaaaaatcacacaaaaaaagtttgcaAGAGTGTCAATGAATTACGGtagcctggaagtgcaaaccgttattaaaaatgtgaaacacttttacaaagtTTGTGACAAATTTAcgtttttgaaaacaaattttacaaaatgtggaatatgtttcatgttttaaaaaaaagacagtattttgtgtacttttactgtttctttttcttactaTTCTTGCTATAATCCCTcatgtatttttctttacaaCTTGTATTTACTACTGATGTCCATAAGCATGTGCTGTCCCTATTAAATAAAGCATTCATTGCGATGTAGCTTTCTAAATATGTACACAGCGTGTATTAAAGACCCGACTTTGTCTCTCAGGAGCTTCATCATGAAGACCAACAAATCGTACAAGCTTGTTCTCCACAAGAAGGGCTTTGGTGGAAGTGGTCAGTgagaatttgttattttaagaaATTATCatacatttttctcttttcaaaagATTTTAATTGAGAACTTCTTTCCCTTTGAGCAGATGACGAGCTAGTGGTGAACCCAAAAGTTTTCCCTCAAGTCAGTTTGCGGGACATCATTGAGATAGCACACCCCACAGATGAATACAGGTGAGCATTGCGCATGTATACACTGTAACAGGTGGGTTTCAGTCAGTGCTGAGACAATAATGTGTGATTGTCTGCTTTGGTATTCCCAGTCCTCTCCTGCTGCAAGTGAAGAGCCTGAAAGAGGATCTACAGAAAGGTAAAACCCCAAAAGTCTGGGTTGTGTACATTCATTACGATGGTCTCTTTCGAGGCTGTAGTTTGTCAAATAGTCAAAAATACCTTGTGAAAGATTGGacattgtgtttccattcagaGACGATCAGTGTGGACCAGACTGTAGCGCAGGCCTTCAAGCTTCGTGCATATCAGGATGTCATTATTAACATTGTGGACCCAAAGGTACGTTTCACTGTCATACCACTGTACCTGCGCAGTTCTCGTCACCGCCTGTACAGCAACTAAACACACAGTCGTGTCCGCGCAGGATGTCACACTGGACCTGGTGGAGCTGACCTTTAAAGACCAGTATATTGGCAGGGGAGACATGTGGAGGCTGAAGAAGAGTCTGGTAGGTTGTGTCAAGGTTCATGTATGACTGTGTCACAAAGACACATGGAGGATTGTAACTGTGTGACATCTGTGTTCCAGGTTACCACGTGTGCGTATGTGACACAGAAAGTGGAGTTTGCAGGAATCAGGTACTGAACATTCTCTTCATTCCTTTTTGTAAAATTAGGTCgattggaaactctaaattgtgAGAGTGAGtaattgtttgtgtctgtatctTTTCCTGCATGTACCTGGtcttatatttattatatattagcTCCAGCCCTCTGTGACtgtcatgtgaaggataaagtggtaataAATGATTGACAGTCAGACACGGGGGAAACTAACAACACTTTTACTTCTCCAGAGCCCAGGCCAGTGAACTTTGGGtgaagggagagaaagtgaCTTGTGGTTACATCAGTGAAGACACCAGAGTGAGTCTTGAATGAAGATATGGTTTGGAAGCAGATGAGACTTATtatattgtttaatttttcatttcatttcattttttttttacttacttaccTACCTTCTACCTTCCTACCGGTTACCtcctatctatctacctacctacctatgtGCATACCTACTGCAACCTACTTACTTACTACTTACTTACCTACCTACTTATGTACGTACCTACATACCTCATACCTCCtacctccctcccctccctccctccctccctgatCCATGACACAGGTGGTGTTCAGATCCACGTCTGCAATGGTCTACATCTTCATCCAGATGAGCTGTGAGATGTGGGACTTTGACATCTATGGTAAGTTGTTCCTCGACTCCTGTGAGCAGGTGAAATTCTGACGATTGAGATAAAGGTTCTGCTGTAGTTGACCTGCGGCTCTGCTTGAAACGTGTCTGTCTCAGGTGATCTCTACTTTGAGAAGGCGGTAAACGGGTTCCTCTCTGACCTCTTTGCTAAGTGGAAGGtttgtgagggttttttttgtctttttatagaCCTCATGATTT
This genomic interval carries:
- the rab36 gene encoding ras-related protein Rab-36 → MNGTMLFPPPISRDRAIGDFPKSYTPEASLQLKTDWDAQTKAACKDRATRHLPWDRQKMSKVVLVGDLSVGKTCIINRFCKDVFERDYKATIGVDFEIERFEISGVPFSLQIWDTAGQEKFKCIASAYYRGAQVIITVFDMADIKSLDSTCKWLEEALRENEPDSCFIFLVGNKSDLLPSEERQRTEKDAIRLATELHAEFWAVSAKTGENVQGFFFRVAALAFEKCILKDMENAIPASIGRGDAIKSDLARLDEATSQEKKSCC